The genomic window ttaattagtaaaaatagtgtttatacaaatctttgaatcaaataatgtatttattgattatacaaaacaacctagacaatagactttatatacaatataaaaccctttcccgtgtcacaatcagagcggagcttcatcgacgactcgacatcgaataccacaaaacctgtaaatctggacccccaacgatccagcacataacacataaaagagagttagataacatactcaaaatatacaagtgtaagtaaagggtacttaaccacttcttcataaaacatgcataatcatacattatacatatacatcactatcattcatgcatattcatatatcatgcatatacttcatttatcacctaatcaatcattcacaaaatacatcaaacatatagtttcacgtcgtctcggacaataccaaaacatcaacaaatacattgttcagattatggtcatgacggaccctgcgttgttcattttatagtcatgacggactctgcgttgttcattttatagtcatgacggactctgcgctgttcattttatagtcatgacggactctgctcatcacatacggattaacaatcaacatttaccaagtatgtgtcaaacaccatttattataaaatgcacacataatccctaatgcaatctaatgcttcacattcatgctatgtcctctagacacctctaatgcatgtggtaccatcttctttattagagtatctcacctctaatatccttctttatcggataaatataatccgatatccttctttattggaatatccaatatcacatatattcatgaatgcatgtatatgtttttcatgaattcactcacaatcgttttaattagcattaagctcttcatttactaatgtggaacactatccaacattacttctttattaagataacactataccttaatatccttctttatcgaataacataattcgatatacttctttattaagttgattaacaccttaatatacttcatttatacttcatacatgattaacaatcattataagcatcaacaagcatcaacaagcatcaaccaatcatgtaagaataagacactgattcgaaactacatgcaaaggaagatcgcagatgaaaaactggtgaaaactgcaacattttcgcctgaggcaaaacaaatttcgcctggggcgaaattctACTGGTTGCTCACTGACtaattttcgcctggggcgaaatatatttcgcctggggcgaattCTCTGCAGAATGAACTGGTTCTGATTTCtgcaggacagcctctcattgcaacgatcataacttgggctacgaaagtccaatggagacgcacatatactcgttggaaagctaacaaacagggctacaacttttatgttggccactaaaaccagttcacaacgaaaagaggtcaaaattgcacgtaaaggttcagacctcatagataacaattttctacatttctcatttcaaactctaaactctcaagactctcacataaaccatttttcatgttataaaccccaaataagttcatattcaagtgcaacaaatatggataaacacaaaaggacagttcatttctcagatctacgtcataaacatcgaaaaagtaaagattgacactttttcatcaaaactctcaagaacacaaagttcttgagtttaatctgttataaaactcgtttttaaccattaaatccgttcattaatcatgttaaaagcatgttaaacatattaagaaccttaggaacgatttccatcaagaaaatccgttctaagctaaaacgaaaatggggtggaggaagttcgggtgaggagaaatcgacattctccccttcctcgagtcacccacgaatatgaaatcttctctcttacctggattcgaagaaaacacgccgaagatctcgaatccctagctctccccttgctctagctcccaagctctcctcttctcctctcaagaacacaagaaccatgagaaatgaatttctctctctcttccttgcccttaatgggcgccccctcacacacactcaaggcccattgggcctcaagcccaattggcttggcccaataacacgttaactctcactactcgtttaataactaaagtactcgataaataactcaagttattaacttaattaaaattccacgttaataaaatattttaacacataaaaataataatatgaaaattgggtcgttacaataacaaataataaatatcTAAATTCAGATAAGtttaaataacaataacaattatttttttgtttaaataattaaagattACTATTTACTAATAATAGAAACACTACATAGCTAAGGCTTATAAAATACGAGTCTTGTTACAAGACTCTTGTATCCCTATAATTAGGAGTTAGTGTTTAGAATTTTGTATTATCATCAATCATTTTTAAccataattatattttctacaTAGCTAAGGCTTATAAAATAGGAGTCTTGTTACAAGACTCTTGTATCCCTATAATTAGGAGTTAGTGTTTAGACTTttgtattattaatattatcaatCATTTTTAAccataattatattttcttatatttgttttATCTATAACAAGTAACTCAAACATGGTATTAGAGAGGTATCATCCATCGTGACGTGCACATTATTTTGTTGTCGAGTTCCAAAAAGTTTGGGAATATACTTGGTAGTTAGATTCAAACATAtttctgaaaagaaaaaacttcacATAGAGGAATGTTGTGGTTACCTTGCTCTTTTGGACTCCTAAACGAACTTAAAGGCCAGTTTCTTTATCTCTTTCGGCCTAAAATGTAGTCAAAATGCAGATTAGTTGTTCATATTAggaacaaatatattttggagtAGAAAGACCAAATAGCAACAAAAAgtttaagataaaataaaaccaGAATGTGGTGAAAAAGGTCATTGTGCTTAATGACTTTATCTTCCCTTATAGGACAAACTTCTAGCCAATCCAATGCAATTCCGCCATTTCCATTGTAGACACCAATCTACAAAAGTGAAGACAAACTCAAACCATAAAACTAAAGCAAGAGATTTAACAATGGCATATATCATTGAACTCATGATTTAAAACTAAATATGCATATAATTAAATGCATAGTATTCCAGTAAAGTAATTATATTAATCAAATGGTTCaatgttttcaaaacaaaaattattgacATTGGGAAATGTCACCTATTAGAATCTATACTACCTTTCCTCTAACACCCGTCGGGTGCTTTCATCAGTTGTACTTTCATCAACATGAATGAAAGCAACTCGGAGATTCCTGTTAGCAATTATAAGGTTTGGtgtaacaaaatatttttaaaaaaaaacaaaaaaaagcaaTTACAAAGAAATTATGCTTTCTAAACGCTATGTAACTATGAAATAAAAGTTGAGAAAACTCACCAATAGCAGCTTCACCTAAATATGTACCAGCGTCACATTTGTAATCTAAAATGCCACAAATAAGATGGCACTCACTCATCAACATCCCCCCGAATTATAACGGCATTTACACCACAGAAACCATAATACAAACAAATTAACAACCTCAATGGCTTCCAGTGAACACCACAGGAAGGATATAATAGAAAATTATTTccacgaagaaaaaaaaattaggttaataTATGCGCTGCACTGTGAAAGGTCATTGAATCTTCTGAGATTCtagaatttataataattatcagTTAGCGCTTCCCAGTAGAACTATAACTGACTACCCAACAGTTTTTTGACTACTCTAACAATTATAGCACATGCAAAAATATCACAGCAAAAAAGATAGAGCAAAAACATGCAATACACAAACATATACACACACAAAGATAGATACCCTCAAATTTCAAATATGCAATTCATATTTGACATTAGGTAGCATCTAAAGCACACTTcagttctataaaaaaatttatgcaaCATTCTATAAAATATGCAGGAAAGCAGTAATGCTTGACTACCATACATACTAAGCTATACTGTCAGTCTTGACAAGGGGTGTCCAATGGATGGATATCCAATCCCAgagtacaaatattttttaatgatataatcAGTTCCATTATGTTTAGTTATGTTTTTAATAAACCAATAGCATATTCAAACATAATTACCTTGGAATGCAATATGACGTGGTTTGATAGATTCCACATTCCGCCTAAACGAAGCTCTTAGTGAACATTGCACGATTAATAAATGTACCATTATGTACTGTATATTTCCCTGTCTTCAAGTAGTGCTTGTAATTGTTGCTGCAGGACAAACGAACAAGGATATCAAAAGTGCATAAGGAGGATGAAAACCAAATCATATTCTGACAAAAAGAGAATTAAAGGGGATTCATACAAAGAGAATTAAAGGTCCTAATTGACAATTGTAAAAGAAATTTGAACATAGTGGCATAAAGAACTGGAATATTAGATATAAAATTTTAAGCACACACATGTTGACATTCAATGTATGATCTCCTTAATTTGCTATCAGACTCTGTACCGAACTTTTTCACAGGTGTGTCAATCTGTGTTTCCTGCAAAGACAACTCATTTTAGATATACCGTTCAACATAAAAGTTGGCATGCTATAGAAAGAGAATGTAGATAAGAGTAGAAACTAATGCACTTACAGTAGCTTTCTGATCTTCTACCAAATGGTGACCACTATGCAAATCCATTGGAAGTATATATATGTGGCGGTAACTGCAAAAGAACAAAAAGCATTTTGAgatgaagaaaaatagaaaagtcAATTTAGTTATTTAACAGTCTACTCACGGTTGACGCCTAGCCGCCATTCCAGCATGGGCTTTAAACTGTGAAGGGCTTATCTGTTTACCTGGAACAAAAATCATGAAGCTTATCTTAGCACTTTCACTCCGGTAGGTATATGAACATACCTCTACATCACAACAACCACAGACTATACCATTTCCTTGTTTGTAACTTACAAGTAGTTTCTGAAAAGCACATCAGTCAAGTCAcatatttaagaaaaataaaaataacgtGCAGATCAATCCATAAACACAAAATATTAACGAGATAATATCAAGACAGACACGTGTCCGTTGACATAGTAAGCCAACTCAGCACCGTCTGGTAGGCCATTAGGCATAAAAAGTAACCTGTGCAAATCATTGTCCCTGAAAAAAGATAAAtccaattcaaatttcaaacttcaGTAGCTAAGATATTTCAGTTCAAATGTtagattttttaattgataaacCTTGATTTGCTTTTGAATGATTGTTTCACCTTCTTTCCTGTTCCAGAACCTCTCTGTTTCGGCTTTTTATCCTTCATGTCAGTCTGGAATAGCACCCGCATTTCTTCTGTCCTTGAAGAGGAAGGCTTTCGCGAAGGAATGGGtttattaaatttcttttgaGGCTTCTTCACAATCTTGCCAGAGTGTAGTGCCCTTTGGGTGGCCTTTCCTGCTTTTGTCCATCGGTAATATTGTGGCTACCTTGCTCTTTCGCAATCTTAAACGAACTTTAAGGCCAATTTCTTCATCTCTTTTGGCCTAAAAGGTAGTGAAAATGCAGATTAGTTATTCATATTAGgaataaatatattttggagTAGAAAGACCAAATAGCAACAGAAAGTTTAAGATAATATATAACAGATTTATCAATGGCATATATCATCGAACTCATATGATTAAGCTTACAAAATAGAGGGAATTTATAATTAAGAATAAGTTCCATTCTGTTTAGTTATGTTTTTAATAAACCAATAGCATATTCAAACATAATTACCTTGGAATGCAATATGACGTGGTTTGATAGATTCCACATTTCGCCTAAACGAAGCTCTTAGTGAACATCTTGCACGATTAATAAATGTACCATTATGTACTGTATATTTCCCTGTCTTCAACGAACTTGTTGTCTGTGATGATTTTGCTGGTTTTTTTCAAAGATGAAGAACCAACTGCAGAtatacaaaatcaaattcaaaaactCTAACTCAATTTCTTCCATAAAAGGCTAATAATTATATTCTGATAGTGAAAAATAACGATGCTGCAAAAAGAGGGCATATTTGGTTCAAAGCACAATTGCTATAAAACAGACACAACCAACACACTTCa from Trifolium pratense cultivar HEN17-A07 linkage group LG1, ARS_RC_1.1, whole genome shotgun sequence includes these protein-coding regions:
- the LOC123908817 gene encoding uncharacterized protein LOC123908817, with the protein product MIFVPGKQISPSQFKAHAGMAARRQPYRHIYILPMDLHSGHHLVEDQKATETQIDTPVKKFGTESDSKLRRSYIECQHNMIWFSSSLCTFDILVRLSCSNNYKHYLKTGKYTVHNGTFINRAMFTKSFV